Proteins from one Megalops cyprinoides isolate fMegCyp1 chromosome 11, fMegCyp1.pri, whole genome shotgun sequence genomic window:
- the LOC118785423 gene encoding uncharacterized protein C13orf42 — MFKKMNAVFRPNKGQKCRDGHKLDSYHSAGTVKLVRSTSLLAVGESRQSAGGSTLKRSSSSVMIDVTTPLYDYHKHGDRIWLHSQKQDCLQYLEELVALRRQYTNCVNNLNCKEKKATVSAKKKPAPSPPSSKNAQTAKASGRVSPVPNEEDALEFFDSIIASCAPVPERNPPVDNGHEDVDFIVATSSSEHDLHSNWTLRVPRRVAVSETELKEPHWVPNNDRDRTAKKGGEGGTMRRLQRNPIHLPKVVESTFRTLRLKHTLRKKD; from the exons ATGTtcaagaaaatgaatgctgttttccGTCCAAACAAGGGACAAAAATGTCGAGATGGCCACAAGTTAGACAGCTACCACAGCGCGGGTACAGTAAAGTTGGTGCGCAGCACGTCCCTGCTAGCAGTGGGAGAAAGCAGGCAAAGTGCTGGCGGGTCCACGTTAAAACGCAGCAGCAGTTCTGTTATGATCGACGTCACTACGCCCCTTTATGACTACCACAAACACGGGGATCGGATTTGGTTGCATTCCCAAAAACAGGATTGTCTTCAGTACTTGGAGGAGTTAGTCGCTTTGAGAAGGCAGTACACAAACTGTGTCAACAATTTAAATTGCAAGGAAAAGAAAGCCACGGTCTCTGCCAAAAAGAAACCGGCTCCCTCTCCGCCCTCCTCTAAAAATGCGCAG ACAGCCAAAGCCTCAGGCCGGGTGTCCCCAGTCCCCAACGAGGAGGACGCTCTGGAGTTTTTTGACTCCATCATTGCAAGCTGTGCCCCCGTGCCCGAGAGGAACCCTCCTGTCGACAACGGACACGAGGACGTGGATTTCATCG TCGCCACCAGCTCCAGTGAGCACGACCTCCACTCCAACTGGACCCTGCGTGTCCCCAGGAGGGTCGCAGTCAGTGAGACTGAGCTGAAGGAGCCACACTGGGTCCCCAACAACGACCGCGACCGCACAGCCAAGAAAGGGGGCGAGGGCGGGACCATGAGACGGCTGCAGAGGAACCCCATCCACCTGCCGAAGGTGGTGGAGAGCACGTTCCGTACGCTGCGTCTAAAGCACACGCTGAGGAAAAAGGATTAG
- the LOC118785834 gene encoding protein CXorf21 gives MPEAVNFTTVSYRTQPLVQLSPEGAGSAGQHMIPNAPQMAPGGRYQDPDLDAEQSRRISPEVDIPCASRPSGEAFLVPSSCKSICKNYSDLLIGGDQVLPLSGSVGDLVAGYSSDFTDGPFLQSCEIPPALESPHGSLECPQQPRGDSARWKRGSGRERSIQLHGGRPLSNSQLNEYLEQKLLDLYRQHMVDSMLQEGSPSAILASELILTSVDQITQQLSREQNLEAARAKDMVISCLLRVASGLPSGEISTPQLQISEDVM, from the coding sequence ATGCCAGAGGCCGTCAACTTCACCACAGTCTCCTACAGGACCCAGCCGCTGGTACAGCTCTCCCCGGAGGGGGCGGGCAGTGCGGGGCAGCACATGATTCCGAATGCACCCCAAATGGCCCCGGGTGGTCGGTACCAGGATCCGGATCTGGATGCGGAGCAAAGCCGGCGGATCTCCCCCGAGGTGGACATCCCCTGCGCGTCCCGGCCCAGCGGGGAGGCCTTCCTGGTCCCGTCGTCCTGCAAGAGCATCTGCAAGAACTACAGCGACCTGCTCATCGGCGGCGACCAGGTGCTGCCCCTCAGCGGCAGCGTCGGGGACCTGGTGGCCGGGTACAGCTCCGACTTCACCGACGGGCCCTTCCTGCAGTCCTGCGAGATCCCCCCGGCTCTGGAGTCGCCCCACGGCTCCCTGGAGTGCCCCCAGCAGCCCCGCGGGGACTCGGCGCGCTGGAAGCGGGGCAGCGGCAGGGAGCGCAGCATCCAGCTGCACGGCGGCCGGCCCCTCTCCAACTCGCAGCTCAACGAGTACCTGGAGCAGAAGCTGCTGGACCTGTACCGGCAGCACATGGTGGACAGCATGCTGCAGGAGGGCTCCCCCTCTGCCATCCTGGCCTCCGAGCTCATCCTCACCAGCGTGGACCAGATCACGCAGCAGCTGTCGCGCGAGCAGAACCTGGAGGCTGCCCGGGCCAAGGACATGGTCATTAGCTGCCTGCTGCGCGTGGCCAGCGGCCTGCCCTCGGGCGAGATCAGCACCCCCCAGCTCCAGATCTCAGAGGACGTGATGTGA
- the rnaseh2b gene encoding ribonuclease H2 subunit B — protein sequence MTTKKKRSSNTQNDRWVAIAADSAVEASKAGDSGPVFVSLRNPATDAASLYLFGSGDSQLYEVKAFNEDYHSWFVGQAVQRDGRLLYITPMDPLFLLLPYLMKAGKEGKFQPVQQVVMDEDYPACTRLLSCSQIQASLHHVAEEKEVGSQKFHRYSQEKTMEWLKKKVDKTARALKKSNISVGGGVKSMTYIRAKQESDAGEEDYLRYAHGLISDYISDDLSRELLKALGLPEISSPKELEPPSKKRKMSDRPVEAGEDYTKFNSADFARKPPKKMTAAQKSLAKVDKSGMKTMSAFFSPKVKTEKN from the exons ATGACCACAAAAAAGAAGCGTTCCTCAAATACACAGAATGACAGATGGGTCGCCATCGCTGCAG ATTCCGCAGTCGAAGCGTCAAAGGCGGGTGACAGTGGTCCTGTTTTCGTCAGCCTGAGGAACCCGGCGACAG ATGCAGCCTCCCTGTACCTTTTTGGCAGTGGCGATTCCCAGCTCTATGAGGTGAAAGCTTTTAATGAAGATTACCACTCTTGGTTCGTGGGCCAGGCAGTGCAAAGGG ATGGCAGACTTCTGTACATCACTCCAATGGACCCCCTATTTCTGCTGCTGCCCTACCTGATGAAGGCAGGAAAAGAG GGCAAGTTTCAACCCGTGCAGCAGGTGGTGATGGATGAagattacccagcatgcaccaggCTGCTGAGCTGCTCTCAGATACAGGCCTCCCTTCATCATGTTGCTGAGGAGAAAG AGGTTGGAAGTCAGAAGTTCCATCGATATAGTCAAGAGAAGACGATGGAGTGGTTAAAGAAGAAG GTGGATAAGACTGCGAGAGCTCTCAAAAAGAGTAACATCTCTGTGGGAGGTGGAGTGAAGTCCATGACTTACATCAGAGCAAAGCAGGAGTCTGATGCTGGAGAAG AGGATTACCTGCGTTACGCTCATGGATTAATATCTGACTACATCAGCGACGACCTGAGCAGGGAGCTCCTGAAGGCCCTGGG GTTACCAGAGATCTCCAGTCCAAAAGAGTTGGAGCCCCCGTCTAAG AAACGGAAAATGTCAGACAGGCCGGTGGAAGCCGGGGAGGACTACACCAAGTTCAACAGTGCAGATTTCGCCCGCAAA CCTCCAAAGAAgatgacagcagcacagaaatcTCTGGCCAAAGTGGACAAGAGTGGAATGAAGACAATGTCAGCCTTCTTCAGCCCCAAAGTCAAGACTGAGAAGAActaa